TCCGGATACAAGTGGTAGCAACACAGTTTTGCTGGACCAGAATCTGGTCGAAGCAATGCCCACATCTCCAATATTTGTTGGGAGCAAGGCAAAACGGCTTCTTGAAAGAGCCGTCTGGAATGATACATCGTTTCTTGCTGTAAGTTTTCCGGTTACTTCTCTTCTTTAAACTGTTTTGAATTGCTGAATATGTTCTTGGGCTGTACATGTTACTGATGGAAGATGTGTTACTTTGTTTCTTTGGCTGAAGTCAATACACGTAATGGATTACTCATTACTAGTCGGGGTAGATGAGGAACGAAGTGAGCTTGTTCTAGGAACTATAGACTTCATGAGGCAGTACACTTGGGACAAACATTTGGAGACTTGGGTCAAAACCTCAGGGCTGCTTGGAGGACCAAAGAACTCAACTCCCACAGTGATATCACCGCAGCAATACAAGAAACGTTTCAGGAAAGCCATGACAGCTTATTTTCTGATGGTTCCTGACCAATGGTCACCTGCCACGGTTGTGCCAAGCAACAACAGTTCTTCAGCAGATGTGAAGGATGATGAAGAGAGAGACGATCGTCAAGGTGTTGGTAAAAACTCTTGAAATCATCTTTCTGCAATTAGCAAATATAGCAAAGACATACACAATATTGGGTTTAGTAATGGTGCtcaagttttatttgtttttttcttcttttggaaTGGTCTTTGGGTAATACCTGTTTATGTTTTTACCCTTAGCCTTAAGTGGCCTTATATGTAGTAGCTCTTTCATCGCCTTTGCATCAGAATTAATAAAAGCAAGGTGCAATTGTATATACAATGCTTCTTTCTTTTAGTTTCTTGTTATTTTGTTTATGACATTTCTCATATCAATATActctaatatataatttttgggGACTCTTTTGAgttataatagattttaatatttcatatcaaaagttaaaattgATAGGCAAAAAGGTAAACACTGAGCCATGTTAATTTAGACACCCAAGCCAGCAGTAAACGTTACTCCAGTAGAAGGCAGCCAAAGGTTTCCTTCAATGAACTGAGAAACGGTGAAATTGTTGGCCTGGTCAGAGTTGTTAAACACGTGGTAACCAGGCCACTTGACTCGGCTGCTGAGTCCTGAACCTGGTCCGTAGTTCAAAAACTCTCCATAGAAGAGTGTGTCCAAAGCAAAAGTGGTGTTCCACTCGAGCCATCCTTCAGGCCTCACAACGTCGCTCAAGTTGTTCCTCATGAAAACTGTCCTTGAATATTGCTTCCATGGCCTTCCTAGATACGTGTGTGTCGTGTTCAGGTATGGGACTAAGTCTGCATCCGCCGAGATATTGCTGAACTGAATCGAGAATCCTGGATATGAACAAAAAAAGGTTCAATATAATCGAGAATCATTATATTACATAGTTTCTTGGGTGACAAGAAACCAAACCGTAATTAAAGAGTTTCAAGAAGTGTTTGTTTACCTGAGGGTTGGTCAGCTTCTTTCCTGCCTTGTGCAGTGATGGTATTCTTTTGGTCAGGGAGTCCTTTCTTAACCAAAATTTGACAATTTTGAAACACAACTGTTCCATCTCCAAATATAAAATCCACCGTTCCAGTGATGGTGCACTCGCGGTAAAACTGACGCATAGTGTGCGTGTAGAGTGTATCTTGATAACCTCTCATGGCACATCTATAGAACACAGATAGGTCAGAGTCAGACCTAAGGGCAACGGCTTGATGCTTCTCTGGTCCAGCTGTGTTCTGAAACGTTATATCTCTAGCCAAGAATCCTCTTCCGTTTACAgctgaaatataaatatatataattataaccAACTTTCACGTGTGCATGGATCAACAAGACAACAAGTATGTTACAAAACATTTAATTACCGAATGTAGCGGATCGGAACGTGGTCGAGCCGTCAATGTAGCTGCGGTTACCGGAAATAATTGTCACGTCAATGCCATCACCTAACATTACGAGGttccatttcttcttcttgatctcAACGTTCTCCAGGTATAAACCCTTTTTAATGTATATGACGAAACGTGTCCAGCTGTAATCAGGAGCTTCCTTAACGGCGTCCATTATGGTCGTGAAGTTGCCTGTCCCATCTTGTGCTACAATAACGTCGTAACTCACTCCGTTGGTTTCAAGGAGTCTCCGGTCGCCTGGTCTGAACCAGTCTGGGAATTGACTTTCCTCATCGTCGTCAATGTTCCTAAGTGTCCGGCCTGGTGGAGCCGTTGGTCCTTTACCAATTGGACGAGGTTTGGTAATGGGTTGAGGTTTCTGGTCGGGCTCAACAAGTGGTAACAGATCCCTAAGCATAGAATATAATTGACCGAGACTGCCTGAAACGagccaaaatatcaaaataagtTAATAATATACTTATAATGAATAAGCAAaccttttgaaaaaaaaacattgaaaatacttaaattatacaatttttatgttttttagtcTAAAACCGATTCAAACCGAAATGAAGTATGATTGTAGTTTAGACCTGTTTCTCATAACCTAACacagaaaacaaaaatccaaaaagaaaacaatgtgAATCGAATGCGCATGCTTAAACATTACCATACCATTATGTCAATTTACTTTTTTAGTGACCCacacaaataatataattaacataGTAAGAAAAAAGATTAATTACCAGCTACAAGAGGTTTGATGAGACCAGATGTACCGTCGAAGCCTTCCATGCAAGTGTCTTGATTGGATAGAGCAGCGCTTAACCATGTCTTTGTGTCTGATCCCACGTTCCCTGTTCCGTTGCCCTTACCTGCTGACCCCACTCCAAGACCGTCACATTTCAACACTATCATTTTCATTCATTCACATTTACATTTATTATGCAATAAGTATCTACGATTTTGAATCCATGTTCCCTGTCCCTACGACGCACATGCCATTTACTAATGATTTTGTAAAAGTTGCTTTCATTTCCTCAATGAAAGAAAATGCATAGCCTTGACGTAACATAATCATCGTCACTTGacatatgtttatatttaaatttaatgtgtACTAAAATAACAAGATGGAAAGTTCTAACATTTCTTGACTAATAGATTCAAACGAATACAATTAACATAAGTTATGGTTACTACCATAAATCATTTGGTAGAAATGACTCCctcaataaaaatatacttttatgtatatacattttgtaaaatctttgaaaaaataatatagcaTAGTGCATGCACGTATATAGTTAGGTGGATCGAGAATTTTGGTTATCAAGACCACGTTCAATTTGATTAACCCCTCCATTctctaaaaaatataatttgtgttGTGTTTGTGATGCAAGCTCATTTTATTATAGTCGATGGGCAAAGAACCACCTATTTCAACTTTATGCAGCAAGTACAAAAACAGAATTCTTTAAAAACAAACTTCTCAATTCAGCCCATTTCAATtaaatgttttgaaaaaatGTGTCTTACTATATTAGTACAGTATCATTTAACATCATGGAGGATCAAGTGATCACATTTTATTTGAGTCGTCGAGAATCTAACTAGATAAATAAGCTCCAAACCAGTCGAGTTGTACAGGTACGGTGTGTTGTTTCACAATAATTGATGTTTCATATTTACGTAACacgtttataatttataagacTAAAATTCCACAGCGATCTTGTACGTCGCATTAACATTAATTAAGGTCCCTCTCATTTgtctttttttgtgtgtatatGATGTGTAATTTTGAAAAGATTATCATCACATATTTGGGTGTTGTCTTTCGGTTAGTCTTTATATGTCAATAATTAATGGCccaattaatcaaaatttctGAATTGTTACATATATAATCACTAATTAAGTTCCGTTTTTATGGCAAAACGTGTATTTTTGTAACCaatgtattttcttttgttaatttgtCGACTGATCCAAAAACAATTTTGACCTTGAGGTCAAAGTTTGCATGTTCTATAATTGAAGTTTAAAGAAATTATGTACTGAAAGTTTCTAACACTATAAAGGTGTGATAAAACTAGAGATACGGTTTTAAATGTAAGTACCATTTGGATTCTGAGAAGCATAAGCAGACCAACTCAGCTCGTCCGAAGAAACATCGAGCAGATCCAGGCAATCAGATACCGCATCTTGCAGCCGACTATCTCCACTAAAATCCGCAAACTCAGACAAAATTGAAGTCACTTGGCTTATTACTTCAACGATGGTGTCAATGGAGCCCACGAACTCACTTGCCGGAACTTTCAAGTAGTCGTATTGCATTTGCATGCTCTCTTCCGATGACACACACAGACTCAACATCAAGAAGATCAAGAAACCCTTCCACCATGACATTTTTTAATAACTAGTATTATTTTTTGATGACATTGAAGTTTCTTCTGAGTCAGTGGATCCTTTAAAAGAAGGAAGCCATTTAATTCCACCCACCTGCCTGTCTACCCTTAAACAGTTCTAGTCTACGTAACGTAAATTAAATAATTGCGACTTAACTTCATTATCCCACCAAACAAGCTCATTCATTCATCGttgatatttcttttgttttcaaataataatatttatgagATGTCTTAATTATAACTCAACCGTCCCACACATACATTCTCAGATTTGGTCGTGTAGTAGCATGCAGCTGTTTAGCATATCCACCGCTGTATCAAATATAATCGTAAATTACATATGTTTAtctaagttattttttttaccaactgaaatgaaaacaataaacatattaaccatttgatttattttataggtCAACAGAAAAAACCATATCATATTCTTGTGCCGAGAAAGCAAAACatcaataattaaaatgaaaccaAAGCCTGAGGTTTATatcacttaatatgaaacataataacaataaataaCTATAGTCAGTGCCGTACAAAGAGTTTTAGTGGCCTAAggcaagttttaaaaataaatttatttacaattttctaatatgatatatgatatattattttcaccaAATACACAAGTCTAATactgtaaaagaataagtttataacataaatatgttatattatgtcatatagaaaaaaatacatgaattcaaaaagtgagttaattaattttcgtataaatgttttttttaaataagtctAAACTACTATactagaaattattttaaattttgggacCCTAAAAACAGTAATATTAATCGGGAGCCTGAGGCGAATGCCTTTTTCAATACACCGTAGGCACGCCTCTGACTATAGTTACATCCACTCCATAATTTCCCAAAGGTTGATATTTCCACAATATTTCGATGGTTGTCTTCTCTCAATTTTTTCCATAAGAAGAAAATAGCCAGTGTTTGTTAATGCAGAATGTACTACTATATGTACGATAAATTCTATTTGCTGAGTTTATCATTCGGTGGCGAGATTCGATATAAATGTGTGTGTATAGGTGGCCTAAGTTATCATCTAATCACTGGCCAATTATGCGACAAGCTTACTAAATGTTCTATAATTTAACGCGTTAATTACTTTGCAACCATAGATACCATTGCAATATCATCTTTTGTTTTCCCAatacaaaaatggaaaaaaatataaaagtagaGAAAACTCGTGATCGTCACTCTTAAGAAGGAAGAATGTTATGGGTTGAAATCATATGAATGTAGTCTAATCAGAAAAGGGAACACGAATAAaagtctctctttttttctctaattCATGTCATATGTATTGATGTTTGGCATAACATGCGTCAAATAATATAGGAGGCCCAGTGGGCCAGACCGATCCAACAAGACTCGGACAAGTCTTCTTCTACGTATTGCTGAGTGCTGACTATTTGTATCTACAGGCTACAGCGTGGCTCGAGCAGCTATCCAACTGTTAACAGTTCTTAACGCTTTACGTTCGTGCACACGTGGCAGTATCGCTTCGTCTTCGTTCGTAAATGTCAGTTTCATTCATCGTacaatcttattaaaaaaaacattgttattATTGTCTTGACTCTTGAGAGTACGTATCGTCAAACGACACCGTTTCCAAACGTCCTTCCACCCTGACCAAATGAAAACCGTGAAGCAAAGAGGAACTCCAAACAAAGctgtctctttttttctttcctttcccgattgtgttttgtcttttcaattttttttttccattttcgCCGGAACTCATCAACGACCACTTTTGTGTAAAGCTAGAAAACTCACAgtatactctctctctctctctctctctctctctctcttcccaaAGATCTGATCTCCTTTCCTCAAACCCTAATCCCAAAATCAGAGATTcaattctactttttttttcctcttaatTCGTTCTGAACTTTCCAAATTTAGTAACTTTCCCCCTCAAATTCTGGATTTTTCCTGATCCAGTTTCCTTAAATGTAATAGATCGAGACCGAGGATGTGTGCATGAGGATTTGGTGTTTCCACTGCTTCACCGACGACGAGGAACAAGAGGAGAACAGAAACAGAGGCGGAGTTTCCCATAGACTGAAGAAACAATCAGCCATGGAcgataacaacaacaacaacaaaggtGGAGACTTTGTCGGTTTCGATCTAAACGAGAGGGAAGAGAACGGTGCTGAATTGGAGCGAGTACGGTCATCTGAGATTCGCTTGCATCAATTGGTTCAAGGAGAGAGTACTAGCAATGAGGATTGTACCATGGAGGAAGCTGATCACGATTCGTATCACAAACGTGCTAAAGTGTACTCTGGCCTTGCgtgagctctctctctctctgactcCTTTCACTTGATAGTGAATCTctttaaagttttgatttttaatccTTTTTACTTTCATTTTGTTTAGCAGTGTATCTTCAGATGCTGGAAACTCTGGTTCGTCGGTGGAGAGAAGTGTTAGTTTCGGAGTTGCCTCTTCTCCTCGGACGGATACTGATATGTTCTGTCAGAATTTTATCTTGAATTACACTGGTCGGAAAGATGGGAAGagagatgatggagatgataaTGGTTCTTCGGATGCAGAAGATTTTGAAGTTCATATTGATTTGACTGATGACCTCTTACACATGGTacaacgttttaaaaaaaaaattcaagataatttttttagatatacttttctttgtttttaaatttttgtattttttttttctttcaggtATTCTCGTTTTTGAGTCACATCGACCTCTGTCGCTCTGCTATGGTATGTCGTCAGTGGAGAGTAGCTAGTGCTCATGAGGATTTTTGGAAGGTCTTGAACTTTGAGAATATGAGGATCTCTATTGAGCAATGTAAGTTTGTCCTTCATACATATGTTAAGGGTGTCTTCTCTGCTCTTGTACATTTGTTTTCGTTGATATTCAGTGAGGACAATAGAATTGTAGCATTAGGGTATTATTCATTCTGCATTTTTTTATGATGAGATTGGTCTTCAAAAGAAATTCTAATCCGCAAAAGATTTgattaattatcaaaattagatatacaaacaAAAGAAATCAGACAAATTTGTGGATTTGTGTCAAAGTCGTAATACTATTGCTTAATTCAACAGATTTGGAATAGTTTAGATTGATTTAAACcgatttaaaatgatttaacaGATGTGAATAGTATAAATCGGATTTTTAAAAACCATGATTGAAAGGCATTAATATACATAGATAAAATATAAACGTTTGGTTGTCTTGTTTGCAGTTGAAGACATGTGTCATCGCTATCCCAATGCCACTGAAGTGAATGTTTATGGCGCTCCTGCTGTTAACGCTCTGGCTATGAAAGCAGCTACCACTTTGAGGTATCTGCCTCACTTCATAAATTAAgcttatgtgtatatatatatatatgcccaTTTTACAGTATGTTTCGCATGTTTCAGGAATCTGGAGGTCTTGATTATAGGAAAAGGTCATATCAGTGAAAACTTTTTCCAGGCATTGGAGGAGTGTAATATGTTGAGAAGCGTGACTGTAAACGAGGCTATTCTAGGAAATGGTGCTCAGGAAATTAACCTGAGTCATGATCGGCTACGTGaacttaaaattacaaaatgtcGAGTCATGCGTTTGTCTCTAAGGTGAAGTTTCTTTtcaataaaattcattttcattCTTGTTCGCTTatgtattattgtttttttttttgtatcttttagGTGTCCGCAGCTGAGGTCTTTATCATTAAAAAGAAGCAACATGTCACAGGCGATGCTTAACTGTCCACTCCTCCAACTTCTTGATATAGCCTCGTGCCATAAGCTCTTGGATGCTGCTATTCGTTCAGCTGCCATTTCGTGTCCTCAGTTAGAGTCGCTCGATGTTTCCAATTGTTCCTGTGTCAGTGATGAAACTCTGCGTGAAATAGCACAGGCTTGTGCTGGTCTCCATGTTCTTAATGCTTCATACTGCCCCAATATATCTCTTGAGGTTGGTCTCCTCTTATCTGATGCTGCTTTTCTACCCCCTTATGCTGTCTCATACTCTTCTTTTTCTGACTTGTGTGCCCTTTTTTTCCTCTTTGAAGTCGGTACATCTCCCCATGTTGACAGTTCTCAAGCTTCATAGCTGTGAGGGTATAACATCCGCGTCTATGACATGGATTGCTAATAGTCATGCGCTGGAGGTCGGTGATTGCTTTTGTCTTATCCACATTGATCTACAAGC
The Brassica napus cultivar Da-Ae chromosome A1, Da-Ae, whole genome shotgun sequence DNA segment above includes these coding regions:
- the LOC106438516 gene encoding probable pectinesterase/pectinesterase inhibitor 44 isoform X1 is translated as MSWWKGFLIFLMLSLCVSSEESMQMQYDYLKVPASEFVGSIDTIVEVISQVTSILSEFADFSGDSRLQDAVSDCLDLLDVSSDELSWSAYASQNPNVGSAGKGNGTGNVGSDTKTWLSAALSNQDTCMEGFDGTSGLIKPLVAGSLGQLYSMLRDLLPLVEPDQKPQPITKPRPIGKGPTAPPGRTLRNIDDDEESQFPDWFRPGDRRLLETNGVSYDVIVAQDGTGNFTTIMDAVKEAPDYSWTRFVIYIKKGLYLENVEIKKKKWNLVMLGDGIDVTIISGNRSYIDGSTTFRSATFAVNGRGFLARDITFQNTAGPEKHQAVALRSDSDLSVFYRCAMRGYQDTLYTHTMRQFYRECTITGTVDFIFGDGTVVFQNCQILVKKGLPDQKNTITAQGRKEADQPSGFSIQFSNISADADLVPYLNTTHTYLGRPWKQYSRTVFMRNNLSDVVRPEGWLEWNTTFALDTLFYGEFLNYGPGSGLSSRVKWPGYHVFNNSDQANNFTVSQFIEGNLWLPSTGVTFTAGLGV
- the LOC106438516 gene encoding probable pectinesterase/pectinesterase inhibitor 44 isoform X2 — translated: MSWWKGFLIFLMLSLCVSSEESMQMQYDYLKVPASEFVGSIDTIVEVISQVTSILSEFADFSGDSRLQDAVSDCLDLLDVSSDELSWSAYASQNPNAGKGNGTGNVGSDTKTWLSAALSNQDTCMEGFDGTSGLIKPLVAGSLGQLYSMLRDLLPLVEPDQKPQPITKPRPIGKGPTAPPGRTLRNIDDDEESQFPDWFRPGDRRLLETNGVSYDVIVAQDGTGNFTTIMDAVKEAPDYSWTRFVIYIKKGLYLENVEIKKKKWNLVMLGDGIDVTIISGNRSYIDGSTTFRSATFAVNGRGFLARDITFQNTAGPEKHQAVALRSDSDLSVFYRCAMRGYQDTLYTHTMRQFYRECTITGTVDFIFGDGTVVFQNCQILVKKGLPDQKNTITAQGRKEADQPSGFSIQFSNISADADLVPYLNTTHTYLGRPWKQYSRTVFMRNNLSDVVRPEGWLEWNTTFALDTLFYGEFLNYGPGSGLSSRVKWPGYHVFNNSDQANNFTVSQFIEGNLWLPSTGVTFTAGLGV
- the LOC106438516 gene encoding probable pectinesterase/pectinesterase inhibitor 44 isoform X3, translating into MSWWKGFLIFLMLSLCVSSEESMQMQYDYLKVPASEFVGSIDTIVEVISQVTSILSEFADFSGDSRLQDAVSDCLDLLDVSSDELSWSAYASQNPNGKGNGTGNVGSDTKTWLSAALSNQDTCMEGFDGTSGLIKPLVAGSLGQLYSMLRDLLPLVEPDQKPQPITKPRPIGKGPTAPPGRTLRNIDDDEESQFPDWFRPGDRRLLETNGVSYDVIVAQDGTGNFTTIMDAVKEAPDYSWTRFVIYIKKGLYLENVEIKKKKWNLVMLGDGIDVTIISGNRSYIDGSTTFRSATFAVNGRGFLARDITFQNTAGPEKHQAVALRSDSDLSVFYRCAMRGYQDTLYTHTMRQFYRECTITGTVDFIFGDGTVVFQNCQILVKKGLPDQKNTITAQGRKEADQPSGFSIQFSNISADADLVPYLNTTHTYLGRPWKQYSRTVFMRNNLSDVVRPEGWLEWNTTFALDTLFYGEFLNYGPGSGLSSRVKWPGYHVFNNSDQANNFTVSQFIEGNLWLPSTGVTFTAGLGV